A section of the Clostridium omnivorum genome encodes:
- a CDS encoding PTS sugar transporter subunit IIC, translated as MKKIIEFLEKYFVPVAGKIGSQRHLVAIRDGFVAIMPLILVGSLAVLFNNFPIPGWADFMKGIFGEKWNSFGGTLWNGTFAIMSLLVVFTISYNLAKSYDQDGLMSGVVSFGALLMLYAGSAKDWALPFAYLGAQGLFVALFVSLAATEIFVRLMRNKKLIIKMPDSVPPAVGRSFAALIPAFVTLVIFGALKIVLDVFGIPDIHKFIFDIIQQPLLGLAGTLGAALLVVFLVHLLWFFGLHGTNILLPITTALFLPLMEANVKAFQTGAAPQNIVTSSFFDTFVYMGGAGTSICLLAAMLLVGKREDNKAKAKLGIGPAAFNINEPVLFGVPLVLNPIYAIPFILTPLILTVVSYGAMAIGLVPKTIAVVHWTMPPIISGFLATGSIRGIILQLVNIAIGIIMYIPFVAVAEKHANELEVAAGSQSVDL; from the coding sequence ATGAAAAAGATTATTGAGTTCCTGGAAAAGTACTTTGTACCTGTAGCAGGAAAAATTGGGTCGCAGAGACATCTTGTAGCAATTCGTGATGGTTTTGTAGCAATTATGCCATTAATTCTTGTTGGTTCATTAGCCGTATTATTTAATAATTTTCCAATACCAGGTTGGGCGGATTTCATGAAGGGAATCTTCGGAGAAAAGTGGAATTCCTTTGGAGGAACACTATGGAATGGAACTTTTGCCATAATGTCGCTCTTAGTTGTATTTACAATTAGCTATAACCTAGCAAAATCTTATGACCAAGATGGTCTTATGTCCGGAGTTGTATCCTTTGGAGCACTTCTCATGCTGTATGCTGGTTCAGCTAAGGATTGGGCACTACCTTTTGCATACCTTGGAGCACAAGGGCTATTTGTTGCTTTATTTGTATCACTTGCAGCTACAGAAATTTTTGTAAGGCTTATGCGTAATAAGAAACTAATAATAAAAATGCCTGATTCAGTACCACCGGCAGTAGGGAGATCCTTTGCAGCTTTAATTCCGGCATTTGTTACTCTTGTAATATTTGGAGCATTAAAGATAGTGTTAGATGTGTTTGGAATTCCTGATATACACAAATTTATATTTGATATTATTCAACAGCCACTACTAGGATTAGCAGGTACGCTAGGTGCTGCACTTCTTGTAGTTTTCCTAGTACATTTACTATGGTTCTTTGGATTGCATGGAACAAATATACTGCTCCCAATAACCACTGCGCTATTCCTACCACTTATGGAAGCTAATGTTAAGGCCTTCCAGACCGGAGCAGCTCCACAAAATATAGTTACCTCATCATTCTTTGACACTTTTGTATACATGGGTGGAGCAGGTACATCAATATGTCTTCTTGCAGCAATGCTTTTAGTTGGTAAGAGAGAAGATAACAAAGCAAAAGCTAAGCTTGGCATAGGCCCAGCGGCATTTAATATTAATGAGCCTGTTTTATTTGGTGTTCCACTAGTATTAAATCCAATATACGCTATACCATTTATCTTAACTCCACTAATTCTAACTGTAGTAAGTTATGGTGCCATGGCAATTGGATTAGTTCCAAAAACAATAGCTGTTGTTCACTGGACAATGCCACCTATAATAAGCGGTTTCTTAGCTACAGGTTCAATAAGGGGAATTATATTACAACTAGTAAATATAGCTATAGGAATTATCATGTATATTCCTTTTGTAGCAGTTGCTGAAAAACATGCAAATGAATTAGAAGTAGCAGCTGGTTCTCAATCAGTAGATCTATAA
- a CDS encoding pseudouridine-5'-phosphate glycosidase yields MLEKYLDINPEVAQALKEGKPVVALESTIISHGMPYPKNVETALEVERIVRENGAVPATIAIIKGKIKVGVTREELEFLGTGKNILKTSRRDLPIILAKGLDGATTVATTMIAAELAGIKLFVTGGIGGVHRGAQETFDISADLQELAHTNVAVVCAGAKSILDIGLTLEYLETNGVPVLGFGTDEMPAFYTRKSGFGVDYRIDSPAEVASAAKAKWDLGLNGGMVIANPIPEQYQMDYDTITNAIESALKEAEEKGVKGKETTPFLLAKVKEITGGASLESNIQLVYNNARVGSKIAVELAKLEK; encoded by the coding sequence ATGTTAGAAAAATATTTAGATATTAACCCAGAGGTAGCACAAGCATTAAAGGAAGGAAAGCCAGTAGTAGCTCTAGAATCAACAATAATATCACATGGTATGCCATATCCTAAGAATGTTGAAACTGCACTAGAAGTTGAAAGAATAGTAAGAGAAAATGGAGCTGTACCAGCTACAATTGCTATTATAAAAGGAAAAATAAAAGTTGGAGTAACAAGAGAAGAATTAGAATTCCTTGGTACTGGTAAAAATATTCTAAAAACAAGCAGAAGAGACTTACCAATAATACTAGCAAAAGGATTAGATGGAGCTACAACTGTTGCTACAACAATGATAGCTGCAGAATTAGCAGGAATAAAATTATTTGTTACAGGAGGTATTGGCGGAGTTCATAGGGGAGCACAAGAAACATTTGATATTTCTGCAGACCTTCAAGAACTTGCACATACAAATGTTGCAGTAGTTTGTGCTGGTGCAAAGTCCATTTTAGATATAGGACTAACTTTAGAATACCTTGAAACAAATGGTGTGCCTGTTTTAGGATTTGGTACAGATGAAATGCCAGCCTTCTATACTAGAAAGAGTGGTTTTGGTGTAGATTACAGAATAGATTCACCAGCAGAAGTTGCTAGTGCAGCTAAAGCAAAATGGGATTTAGGCTTAAATGGTGGAATGGTAATAGCAAATCCAATACCAGAACAATATCAAATGGATTACGATACTATTACTAATGCTATAGAGAGTGCTTTAAAAGAAGCTGAAGAAAAAGGTGTTAAGGGAAAAGAAACTACTCCTTTCTTACTTGCTAAAGTCAAGGAAATTACTGGTGGAGCTAGCTTAGAATCAAATATACAACTTGTTTATAATAATGCAAGAGTTGGTTCTAAGATAGCTGTTGAACTTGCTAAGCTTGAAAAATAG
- the adhE gene encoding bifunctional acetaldehyde-CoA/alcohol dehydrogenase — MRVTNIEELNQKLEEIRAAQKIFATYDQKQVDEIFRQAAMAANDSRIILAKMAVEETGMGIVEDKVIKNHFASEYIYNKYKDDKTCGVIEKDESFGIEKVAEPIGVVAAVIPTTNPTSTAIFKALIALKTRNGIIFSPHPRAKESTIAAAKIIHDAAVEAGAPKGIIGWIDEPSLELTQTVMRESDIILATGGPGMVKAAYSSGRPAIGVGSGNTPAIIDETAHIKMAVSSILLSKTFDNGVICASEQAVIVLDEVYDQVRDEFQERGAYILKDDEIENVKKIILVNGSLNSNIVGQSAYKIAQLAGIEVPENAKVLIGEVDSVELDEPFAHEKLSPLLGMYRAKSFDDALKKAIRLIELGGFGHTSVLYTDQVKSRDRIEKFGCVMKTGRTIINMPASHGAIGDIYNFKLAPSLTLGCGSWGGNSVSENVGVKHLLNIKSVAERRENMLWFRVPEKIYFKYGSLGVALKELKDMHKKKAFVVTDKVLFELGFVDQVTKVLEDMDIDVKIFFDVEPDPTLATARKGAEEMHNFKPDVIIAVGGGSPMDAAKIMWVLYEHPDVRFEDLAMRFMDIRKRVYTFPEMGLKATFIAIPTSAGTGSEVTPFAVITDEQTGVKYPLADYQLTPDMAIVDAELMLHMPRGLTSASGIDALTHAIEAFVSVLASEYTNGLALESIRLIFKYLPDAYNDGPNNIKAREKMAHAATMAGMAFANAFLGVCHSMAHKLGSMHHVPHGVANGLLIDHVIRFNAADNPRKQAAFPQYKYPNAKWRYARIADYLNLGGNTEDEKVERLIFAIDELKDKVNMPKTIKEAGVAEQKFYATLDEMSESAFDDQCTGANPRYPLISEIKEMYINAFEGHVEKIED; from the coding sequence GTGAGAGTAACAAATATTGAGGAACTTAATCAAAAGCTTGAAGAAATAAGGGCTGCTCAAAAGATTTTTGCTACATATGATCAAAAGCAAGTAGATGAAATATTTAGGCAAGCAGCTATGGCAGCAAATGACTCCAGGATAATACTAGCAAAGATGGCAGTAGAAGAAACAGGTATGGGTATTGTTGAAGATAAGGTTATTAAAAATCACTTTGCCTCTGAATACATTTACAATAAATATAAGGATGATAAAACTTGTGGGGTAATAGAAAAGGATGAATCCTTTGGTATAGAAAAAGTGGCAGAACCTATTGGAGTGGTAGCTGCTGTTATACCTACCACTAACCCTACTTCAACTGCAATATTTAAGGCACTTATAGCGCTAAAAACAAGAAATGGTATTATTTTCTCGCCACATCCAAGAGCAAAAGAAAGTACTATTGCTGCTGCAAAAATCATACATGATGCTGCTGTAGAGGCTGGTGCACCTAAAGGTATAATTGGCTGGATTGATGAGCCTTCCCTAGAGTTAACTCAAACAGTTATGAGGGAATCAGATATTATTTTAGCCACTGGCGGACCTGGTATGGTTAAAGCTGCATATTCATCAGGAAGGCCAGCTATAGGTGTTGGTTCGGGTAATACTCCAGCAATTATAGATGAGACAGCTCATATAAAAATGGCTGTAAGCTCAATTTTACTCTCTAAAACTTTTGATAATGGAGTAATTTGTGCTTCGGAACAGGCAGTAATAGTTTTAGATGAAGTATATGATCAGGTGAGAGATGAATTTCAAGAAAGAGGAGCTTATATATTAAAAGACGATGAAATTGAAAATGTAAAAAAAATTATACTTGTTAATGGAAGTTTAAATTCAAATATAGTAGGACAGTCAGCTTATAAGATTGCACAGCTAGCTGGTATAGAAGTTCCTGAAAATGCAAAAGTACTTATTGGTGAAGTAGATTCTGTAGAACTTGATGAACCATTTGCCCATGAAAAACTTTCACCTCTTCTAGGTATGTATAGAGCAAAAAGTTTCGATGATGCTCTAAAAAAGGCAATTAGGCTTATTGAACTAGGAGGGTTTGGGCATACGTCAGTGCTTTATACAGATCAGGTTAAATCAAGGGATAGAATTGAAAAGTTTGGCTGTGTAATGAAAACTGGAAGAACTATAATTAATATGCCTGCTTCACATGGAGCTATCGGAGATATTTATAATTTCAAATTGGCGCCATCCTTAACTCTTGGCTGTGGAAGCTGGGGTGGAAACTCAGTATCAGAAAATGTCGGAGTTAAACATTTGCTGAATATTAAAAGTGTGGCTGAGAGGAGAGAAAACATGCTGTGGTTTAGGGTGCCAGAAAAAATATATTTTAAATATGGAAGCCTCGGCGTTGCACTTAAAGAATTAAAGGATATGCACAAGAAAAAGGCTTTTGTTGTAACTGATAAAGTACTTTTTGAACTAGGATTTGTGGATCAAGTTACAAAAGTTCTAGAAGATATGGATATCGATGTTAAAATATTTTTTGATGTTGAGCCAGATCCAACCCTTGCTACGGCAAGAAAAGGTGCCGAAGAGATGCATAATTTTAAGCCTGATGTAATAATTGCAGTAGGCGGAGGATCTCCTATGGATGCAGCTAAAATTATGTGGGTTCTTTATGAGCATCCAGACGTAAGATTTGAAGATTTAGCAATGAGATTTATGGATATAAGAAAAAGAGTTTATACTTTTCCAGAAATGGGTCTCAAAGCCACATTTATTGCTATACCAACTTCCGCTGGAACAGGTTCAGAGGTTACTCCTTTTGCAGTTATAACTGATGAGCAAACTGGTGTTAAGTATCCTCTCGCTGATTATCAGCTAACTCCAGATATGGCAATAGTGGATGCTGAACTAATGCTTCATATGCCTAGAGGACTAACTTCTGCTTCAGGTATAGATGCATTAACTCATGCAATTGAAGCTTTTGTTTCTGTGTTGGCATCAGAGTATACAAATGGGCTCGCACTAGAGTCTATAAGATTAATATTTAAATACCTTCCTGATGCTTATAATGACGGACCTAATAATATCAAAGCAAGAGAAAAAATGGCTCATGCTGCTACTATGGCAGGAATGGCATTTGCAAATGCATTCTTAGGAGTATGTCATTCCATGGCTCATAAATTAGGATCCATGCATCATGTTCCACATGGAGTAGCAAATGGACTTTTAATTGACCATGTAATAAGATTTAATGCTGCAGATAACCCTAGAAAGCAGGCAGCGTTCCCTCAATATAAGTATCCTAATGCAAAATGGAGATACGCAAGAATCGCAGATTATTTAAATTTAGGTGGTAATACAGAAGATGAAAAAGTTGAGAGATTAATTTTTGCAATAGATGAACTTAAGGATAAAGTAAATATGCCGAAGACGATTAAAGAAGCAGGGGTGGCTGAACAAAAGTTTTATGCTACACTAGATGAAATGAGTGAATCTGCATTTGACGATCAATGTACTGGAGCTAATCCTAGATATCCACTTATCAGTGAAATAAAAGAGATGTATATAAATGCTTTTGAAGGTCATGTAGAAAAAATAGAAGATTAA
- a CDS encoding PTS sugar transporter subunit IIB has translation MKRITLVCGAGMSTSLLVKKMDSAAAKEGIEVKIIAVAEADLKHHIDETDVLLLGPQVRFLLNKYKSAYEPKGIVVEVINSVDYGMMNGEKVLKHALSLFKDNTD, from the coding sequence ATGAAAAGGATAACACTAGTATGCGGGGCTGGAATGTCTACAAGCCTCCTAGTTAAAAAGATGGATTCTGCTGCTGCAAAGGAAGGTATTGAAGTTAAGATTATAGCAGTAGCAGAAGCGGACTTGAAACACCACATTGATGAGACAGATGTTTTACTCCTTGGTCCACAAGTTAGATTTTTACTAAATAAATATAAATCAGCTTATGAGCCAAAGGGTATTGTTGTTGAAGTTATAAACAGTGTGGATTATGGAATGATGAACGGAGAAAAAGTACTAAAACATGCTTTAAGTCTTTTTAAGGACAATACGGACTAG
- a CDS encoding PTS lactose/cellobiose transporter subunit IIA — translation MDYQEIILQIIVSGGNARSHAMEAIQFAKSEKFDAAREALVKCDEELADAHKVQTHLIQEEAAGNPSEITLLMVHAQDHLMNAITIKDMAQEFVDMYEKVFRNK, via the coding sequence ATGGATTATCAAGAAATAATACTTCAAATAATAGTAAGTGGAGGAAATGCAAGAAGTCATGCTATGGAGGCAATTCAATTTGCTAAATCTGAAAAGTTTGATGCTGCAAGAGAAGCGCTTGTGAAATGTGATGAAGAATTAGCAGATGCTCATAAAGTGCAGACACATCTAATTCAAGAGGAAGCTGCAGGAAATCCTAGTGAAATTACATTACTAATGGTGCATGCACAAGATCATCTTATGAATGCTATAACTATTAAAGATATGGCTCAAGAATTTGTAGATATGTATGAAAAAGTATTTAGAAATAAATGA
- the rsgA gene encoding ribosome small subunit-dependent GTPase A, with protein MDYSTLVNLGFDNSLNKYLNNLEEERIIGRVVSVYKNLYKIHTSIGEVFGTLSGKVSHSIENKSQCPAVGDWVVISKIISTEERAVIYDILPRKSKFSRKECGNSPEEQIIAANIDICFICMSLNLNFNLRRLERYITMAYESGAAPVILLTKADICDDIDNLLSEVEAVSPGIPIHILSVVSGFGLEELKKYLFQGKTAVFIGSSGVGKSSLINVLIGNEFQSTNEIGNDDKGRHTTTNRELFMLPEGGIVIDTPGMREFHILDSEEGFDSTFTDIENLAADCKFSNCSHVSEPDCAVKRAIETGILSLDRFNNYIKLKKELEFIAKKRAKEIEQLNKKQTKKTSKKYKH; from the coding sequence TTGGATTATAGTACATTAGTAAATTTAGGTTTCGATAATTCACTTAACAAATACTTAAATAACTTAGAGGAAGAAAGAATAATTGGAAGAGTTGTATCTGTATACAAAAATCTCTATAAAATCCATACTTCAATAGGAGAAGTATTCGGCACTCTTTCCGGAAAAGTAAGTCATTCAATTGAAAATAAAAGCCAATGTCCAGCTGTTGGAGATTGGGTAGTTATAAGTAAGATAATTTCAACAGAAGAAAGAGCAGTTATATATGATATACTGCCTAGAAAATCAAAATTTTCTAGAAAAGAATGTGGAAATTCTCCTGAAGAGCAAATTATAGCTGCTAATATAGATATTTGCTTTATATGTATGTCATTGAATTTAAACTTTAATCTTAGAAGATTAGAAAGATATATTACAATGGCCTACGAAAGTGGAGCTGCTCCAGTTATTCTTCTTACAAAAGCTGATATATGTGATGATATAGACAATTTACTCTCAGAGGTAGAAGCTGTTTCACCTGGTATTCCTATTCACATATTATCTGTTGTTTCGGGTTTTGGCCTTGAAGAATTAAAAAAATATTTATTTCAAGGAAAAACAGCAGTTTTTATTGGTTCGTCTGGGGTTGGCAAGTCCTCATTAATAAATGTATTAATAGGAAATGAATTTCAAAGTACAAATGAAATAGGAAATGATGATAAAGGAAGGCACACAACAACTAACCGAGAACTTTTTATGCTGCCTGAAGGTGGGATAGTTATTGATACCCCAGGTATGAGAGAATTTCATATTTTGGATTCCGAAGAAGGCTTTGACAGCACCTTCACCGATATTGAAAATTTAGCTGCAGACTGTAAATTTTCTAATTGTAGTCATGTATCCGAACCTGATTGTGCTGTTAAAAGAGCAATTGAAACAGGCATTCTATCATTAGATAGGTTTAACAATTATATTAAATTAAAAAAAGAATTGGAATTCATAGCTAAAAAGAGGGCAAAGGAAATTGAGCAATTAAATAAGAAGCAAACAAAGAAAACTTCGAAAAAATATAAACATTAA
- a CDS encoding amidase domain-containing protein yields MNSASTSFYYNGYRQNAYNRQAAVQYALTYALKPNPTYRYFPLVNDTSGDCANFVSQCLYAGGAPMIFSGSSQWFYNKNNTANTKDDTWSISWSVAHSLYWYLKINAEKNNKAVKGFEVQNTSGLNLGDLIFYEDYKGIIFHSAIITSFNKIPLVSHHSYEALNIPYFRPYSYKKTHFLKIVI; encoded by the coding sequence ATGAATAGTGCTAGTACATCTTTTTATTACAATGGTTATAGACAAAACGCCTACAACAGACAGGCTGCAGTCCAATATGCTTTAACTTATGCATTAAAACCTAATCCTACATACCGTTACTTTCCTCTTGTTAATGATACTAGTGGAGACTGTGCTAACTTTGTTTCCCAATGCTTATATGCAGGGGGAGCACCAATGATTTTTTCTGGCAGTAGCCAATGGTTTTATAATAAAAATAACACTGCAAATACGAAAGATGATACATGGTCAATATCATGGTCTGTTGCCCATTCTCTTTATTGGTATTTAAAAATAAACGCTGAAAAAAATAATAAAGCTGTAAAGGGATTTGAAGTTCAAAACACCAGTGGTCTTAACTTAGGAGATTTGATATTTTATGAAGATTATAAAGGTATAATTTTTCACTCGGCAATAATAACTTCTTTTAATAAAATCCCATTGGTATCTCATCATTCATATGAGGCATTAAATATACCTTATTTTAGACCCTATAGTTATAAAAAAACTCATTTTCTAAAAATTGTTATATAA
- the adhE gene encoding bifunctional acetaldehyde-CoA/alcohol dehydrogenase, translating to MKVTNLEELMMKLEEVKQAQKIFATYTQEQVDEIFRQAAMAANNSRIKLAKMAVEETGMGIVEDKVIKNHFASEYIYNQYKDEKTCGVIDKDEAFGITKVAEPIGVVAAVVPTTNPTSTAIFKALIALKTRNGIIFSPHPRAKNSTIAAAKIVLDAAVKAGAPKNIIGWIDEPSVELSQVVMREADITLATGGPGMVKAAYSSGKPAIGVGAGNTPAIIDETAHIKMAVSSILLSKTFDNGVICASEQTVIVMDEVYSEVRKEFEERGAYFLKGDEIDKVRKVILVNGSLNANIVGQKAAKIAEMAGVTVPEDSKVLIGEVESVELEEEFSHEKLSPVLGMYRVKSFDEALQKAVRLIELGGFGHTSVLYTDQVKSKERIAKFGATMKTGRTIINMPSSQGAIGDIYNFRLAPSLTLGCGSWGGNSVSENVGVKHLLNVKSVAERRENMLWFRVPEKIYFKYGSLPVALRELKDMGKKKAFIVTDKVLYNLGFVDTVTKVLEEIGVDFKIFFDVEPDPTLATARKGAAEMASFNPDTIISVGGGSPMDAAKIMWVLYEHPEVKFEDLAMRFMDIRKRVYTFPKMGEKAMMVSIPTSAGTGSEVTPFAVITDENTGLKYPLADYELTPDMAIVDAELMMKMPKGLTSASGIDALTHAIEAIASVLASEYTNGLALEAIRLIFKYLPQAYNEGTTNIKAREKMAHASTMAGMAFANAFLGVCHSMAHKLGAMHHIPHGVANALLIDEVIRFNAVENPRKQAAFPQYKYPSAKSRYVRIADYLGLGGKTEDQKIENLIKAIDELKVKVGLPKTIKEAGVSENKFYATLDEMCEQAFDDQCTGANPRYPLISEIKQMYINAFEGTNEIV from the coding sequence ATGAAAGTAACAAATTTAGAAGAACTAATGATGAAGCTTGAAGAAGTAAAACAAGCGCAAAAGATATTCGCTACATATACACAAGAACAAGTAGATGAAATTTTTAGACAAGCTGCTATGGCTGCAAATAACTCTAGAATAAAACTTGCTAAAATGGCAGTTGAAGAAACTGGAATGGGAATAGTAGAAGACAAAGTTATCAAAAATCACTTTGCTTCAGAATATATATATAATCAATACAAAGACGAAAAAACTTGTGGAGTAATAGATAAGGATGAAGCTTTTGGTATAACTAAAGTTGCAGAACCTATTGGAGTTGTTGCAGCAGTAGTTCCAACAACAAATCCTACTTCAACAGCAATATTCAAAGCATTAATAGCTTTAAAAACAAGAAATGGTATTATTTTCTCTCCACATCCAAGAGCTAAGAATTCTACAATAGCTGCTGCTAAAATAGTACTTGATGCTGCAGTAAAGGCAGGAGCACCAAAAAATATTATAGGATGGATTGATGAGCCATCTGTAGAACTATCTCAAGTAGTAATGAGAGAAGCTGACATTACACTAGCTACTGGTGGACCAGGAATGGTAAAAGCAGCTTATTCATCTGGTAAGCCAGCTATAGGAGTTGGAGCAGGAAATACACCAGCTATAATCGATGAAACAGCACATATAAAGATGGCTGTAAGTTCTATATTATTATCTAAAACTTTTGATAACGGAGTTATATGTGCTTCAGAGCAAACTGTAATAGTTATGGACGAAGTATATAGCGAAGTAAGAAAGGAATTTGAGGAAAGAGGAGCTTACTTCTTAAAGGGTGACGAAATAGATAAGGTAAGAAAAGTAATATTAGTGAATGGTTCTTTAAATGCTAATATAGTTGGTCAAAAGGCAGCTAAAATTGCTGAAATGGCAGGGGTAACTGTACCTGAGGATTCAAAAGTTCTAATTGGAGAAGTTGAATCAGTTGAACTTGAAGAAGAATTTTCACATGAAAAGTTATCACCAGTACTTGGAATGTACAGAGTTAAAAGTTTTGATGAAGCATTACAAAAAGCTGTTAGACTTATTGAATTAGGTGGATTTGGACATACATCAGTTCTTTATACAGATCAAGTTAAATCAAAAGAAAGAATAGCTAAATTCGGAGCTACAATGAAAACTGGAAGAACTATAATCAATATGCCATCATCACAAGGTGCTATAGGCGATATATATAACTTCAGACTAGCTCCATCTCTAACACTTGGCTGCGGTTCTTGGGGAGGAAACTCAGTATCTGAGAACGTAGGAGTAAAGCATTTATTAAACGTTAAGAGTGTAGCTGAGAGGAGAGAGAATATGCTTTGGTTCAGAGTGCCAGAAAAAATATACTTTAAATACGGAAGCTTACCAGTAGCTTTAAGAGAATTAAAAGATATGGGTAAGAAAAAAGCATTCATAGTTACTGATAAGGTTCTTTACAATTTAGGTTTTGTTGATACAGTTACTAAAGTTCTAGAAGAAATAGGAGTAGATTTTAAGATATTCTTTGATGTAGAACCTGATCCAACTCTAGCTACAGCTAGAAAAGGCGCAGCTGAAATGGCAAGCTTTAATCCAGATACAATAATATCTGTTGGTGGAGGTTCACCAATGGATGCTGCTAAGATTATGTGGGTATTATATGAGCATCCAGAAGTTAAGTTTGAAGATTTAGCTATGAGATTTATGGATATAAGAAAGAGAGTATACACTTTCCCTAAAATGGGTGAAAAGGCAATGATGGTATCCATACCTACATCTGCTGGAACAGGTTCAGAGGTAACTCCATTTGCAGTTATTACAGATGAAAACACAGGATTAAAGTATCCACTAGCTGACTATGAGTTAACTCCAGATATGGCAATTGTCGATGCTGAACTTATGATGAAAATGCCAAAAGGCTTAACTTCTGCTTCAGGTATAGATGCATTAACACATGCTATTGAAGCAATAGCTTCAGTCCTTGCTTCAGAATATACTAATGGATTAGCACTTGAAGCTATAAGATTAATATTTAAATATTTACCTCAAGCTTATAATGAAGGTACAACTAATATAAAAGCTAGAGAAAAAATGGCTCATGCTTCAACAATGGCAGGTATGGCGTTTGCTAATGCATTCTTAGGAGTATGTCACTCAATGGCTCACAAATTAGGAGCAATGCACCACATACCACACGGAGTTGCCAATGCATTATTAATAGATGAAGTTATTAGATTTAACGCGGTTGAAAATCCAAGAAAGCAAGCAGCTTTCCCACAATACAAATATCCAAGTGCAAAATCTAGATATGTTAGAATTGCTGATTACTTAGGGCTTGGTGGAAAGACTGAAGATCAAAAAATTGAAAATTTAATAAAAGCAATAGATGAATTGAAAGTTAAAGTTGGATTGCCAAAGACTATAAAAGAAGCTGGAGTATCTGAGAATAAGTTCTATGCAACATTGGATGAAATGTGCGAGCAAGCATTTGATGATCAATGTACAGGAGCAAATCCAAGATATCCATTAATAAGTGAAATAAAACAAATGTATATCAATGCATTTGAAGGAACAAACGAAATAGTTTAA
- a CDS encoding PfkB family carbohydrate kinase: MTNREKEILKLLRKNPMISQNELADMLGIARSSAAVHITNLIKKGYILGKGYILNEEDYVTVIGGVNIDMVGFPEKQLIVHDSNPGKVKISLGGVGRNIAENLVRLGLHTKLISVVGDDVYGAKVIEEARNLGLDMKDSLVLKGQQTSTYMAILDEKGDMSVAIAYMDIYDNLSVDFIKEKKHVVENSRLCIIDTNIPKDVIEYTVTTNKKTDFFLDTVSTTKAMKVKNLIGYFHTIKPNKIEAEMLSGIEINTEEDLKRASYYFLNKGVKRVFISLGEQGVYYDDGTDSRQIKTPKINVVNATGAGDAFIAALAYSHYSDFDIDYSTRFAIGASVLALSHEETINPNMSVENITNRIKELNLI; encoded by the coding sequence ATGACAAATAGAGAAAAAGAAATACTAAAATTATTAAGAAAGAACCCCATGATTTCACAAAATGAACTAGCAGACATGTTAGGTATAGCTAGATCTTCAGCTGCTGTTCATATAACTAATTTGATTAAAAAAGGGTATATACTAGGAAAAGGCTATATCTTAAACGAGGAAGACTATGTAACCGTAATAGGAGGAGTTAACATAGATATGGTTGGCTTCCCTGAGAAACAACTTATTGTTCATGATTCTAACCCTGGAAAAGTTAAGATTTCCTTAGGGGGAGTGGGAAGGAACATAGCTGAGAACTTAGTTAGGCTTGGATTGCACACAAAACTCATAAGTGTAGTTGGAGATGATGTGTATGGAGCTAAGGTAATTGAAGAGGCAAGAAATTTAGGCCTTGATATGAAGGACTCACTAGTGCTTAAAGGACAGCAGACCTCAACTTACATGGCTATACTTGATGAAAAGGGCGATATGTCAGTGGCGATAGCATACATGGATATTTATGATAACCTTAGTGTTGATTTCATAAAGGAAAAAAAGCATGTTGTAGAAAATTCAAGACTTTGTATTATTGATACAAACATACCTAAAGATGTAATAGAATATACAGTAACCACTAATAAGAAAACCGATTTCTTTTTAGATACTGTATCTACAACTAAGGCTATGAAGGTTAAAAATCTTATTGGATATTTTCATACAATTAAACCTAATAAAATTGAAGCTGAAATGTTATCAGGAATAGAAATTAATACAGAAGAAGACTTAAAAAGAGCTTCGTATTACTTTTTAAATAAAGGGGTAAAAAGAGTTTTTATAAGTCTAGGTGAACAAGGTGTGTATTATGATGATGGAACAGATAGCAGGCAGATAAAGACTCCAAAGATTAATGTTGTTAATGCTACGGGAGCCGGTGATGCATTTATAGCTGCTTTAGCTTATAGCCACTACAGTGATTTTGATATTGATTATAGTACTCGATTTGCAATAGGTGCTTCAGTACTTGCACTTTCTCATGAAGAAACCATTAATCCTAATATGTCGGTGGAAAATATAACTAATAGGATAAAAGAACTCAATTTAATTTAA